One segment of Acidobacteriota bacterium DNA contains the following:
- the ccsA gene encoding cytochrome c biogenesis protein CcsA, which translates to MRKTLPWLLWIWMSTVMVAAFFWAPALSGFVGEGESSRIVYFHVPMAWTAFLAFFLGGILSAAYLVRRTARLDAAAEAAIQLGFVFCVLATVTGAIWSRIEWGAFWNWDPRQGTIALVLLFYAAYLALRSAVEDHEVRRRLAAGYAVLGLVVAPTLFWVVPRLMTSLHPEPVVNARGEVEMDASVLLLMLASWIGFMALFFWLQRIKVHLTLADQRRDRLRFERAEVG; encoded by the coding sequence ATGCGAAAGACCCTTCCCTGGTTGCTCTGGATTTGGATGTCCACCGTTATGGTGGCCGCATTCTTCTGGGCGCCGGCGCTGTCGGGCTTCGTGGGCGAGGGGGAATCGAGCCGCATCGTGTACTTCCACGTCCCGATGGCCTGGACGGCCTTTCTCGCCTTCTTCTTGGGCGGCATCTTGAGCGCCGCCTACCTGGTGCGCCGCACCGCCCGCCTCGACGCCGCCGCCGAGGCAGCCATCCAGCTCGGCTTCGTCTTCTGCGTGCTGGCGACGGTAACCGGTGCGATCTGGTCGCGCATCGAGTGGGGCGCCTTCTGGAACTGGGATCCGCGTCAGGGAACCATCGCCTTGGTGCTGCTCTTCTATGCCGCGTACTTGGCTCTGCGCAGCGCCGTCGAGGATCACGAGGTCCGTCGCCGGCTCGCCGCCGGCTACGCGGTGCTCGGCCTGGTGGTCGCTCCCACCCTCTTCTGGGTGGTGCCGCGTCTGATGACCTCGCTGCATCCGGAGCCGGTGGTCAACGCCCGCGGCGAGGTCGAGATGGATGCGTCGGTGCTGCTGTTGATGCTGGCGAGTTGGATCGGATTCATGGCGCTCTTTTTTTGGCTTCAGCGCATCAAGGTTCACCTGACCCTGGCAGATCAACGCCGCGACCGACTGCGGTTCGAGCGAGCGGAAGTCGGCTGA
- the thiE gene encoding thiamine phosphate synthase, giving the protein MTPLRRDDLPAVYAIADVRALAPLPLPDAVEAMADAGIEWIQLRWKNPDDRRFLLWAEECLLRLEGHRTRLWIDDRADLACLLPVAGVHLGQNDLPAPAVRRLVGEGVWIGLSTHSESQARAAEADPAVDVVAVGPIFPTTGKANPDPVVGLEALRRIRALVEKPLVAIGGIDASNLDQVLAAGADSVAMLGAACRPPLAASAGRLRAAAERAFNPYPEVRP; this is encoded by the coding sequence GTGACCCCCTTGCGGCGCGACGACCTGCCCGCGGTGTACGCCATCGCGGACGTTCGGGCCCTCGCGCCGCTACCCCTGCCGGACGCTGTCGAAGCGATGGCCGATGCCGGCATCGAGTGGATTCAACTGCGCTGGAAAAATCCCGATGACCGGCGGTTCCTGCTCTGGGCCGAAGAGTGCCTGCTGCGCCTGGAGGGACACCGGACCCGTTTGTGGATCGATGACCGGGCCGATCTGGCGTGCCTCCTGCCGGTCGCCGGCGTGCACCTCGGCCAGAACGATCTGCCGGCGCCGGCGGTCCGCCGGCTGGTCGGGGAAGGGGTGTGGATCGGTTTGTCCACCCACTCCGAGTCCCAGGCCCGCGCCGCCGAGGCGGACCCCGCGGTGGACGTGGTTGCCGTCGGGCCGATCTTTCCGACCACCGGCAAGGCGAATCCCGACCCGGTGGTCGGCCTGGAGGCGCTGCGGCGAATTCGCGCTCTGGTCGAGAAGCCGCTGGTCGCCATCGGCGGCATCGATGCGTCCAACCTAGACCAGGTTCTCGCCGCCGGCGCCGACTCCGTGGCGATGCTCGGGGCCGCCTGCCGTCCACCCCTGGCCGCGTCCGCCGGTCGCCTGCGGGCGGCGGCCGAGAGGGCATTCAACCCCTATCCGGAGGTCCGACCATGA
- a CDS encoding heme exporter protein CcmB, producing MSIWLREAAAIFAKDWRSEFRTRIALNTLGLFAVSTLVVVSFSLGPLGTSPLGVAVLPAVLWIILLFAATAGLPRLFVAEEETHTATALRLAARPTALFCGKLLYGCALILALEALTVPLFLTMVQLPVVSPGRLILVLLAGGLGLAAGSTLVAAMVAQARGRGTLFAVLAFPVLIPLLIIAVALTREAVGGEPVAVSLTQLLVYDGSVVVAGFMLFPPLWNP from the coding sequence ATGTCCATCTGGCTGCGTGAAGCAGCGGCGATCTTCGCCAAGGACTGGCGGAGCGAGTTTCGCACCCGGATCGCCCTGAACACGCTCGGGCTCTTCGCCGTCTCTACCCTGGTGGTGGTGAGCTTCAGCCTCGGTCCGCTGGGTACGTCCCCGCTGGGCGTGGCGGTGTTGCCGGCGGTGCTGTGGATCATTCTCCTGTTCGCGGCCACCGCCGGCCTGCCTCGCCTGTTCGTGGCCGAAGAGGAAACCCACACCGCCACGGCGTTGCGCCTGGCGGCTCGCCCGACGGCCCTGTTCTGCGGCAAGTTGCTCTACGGCTGCGCCCTGATCCTGGCCCTCGAAGCGCTCACCGTGCCGCTTTTTCTGACCATGGTGCAGCTTCCGGTGGTCTCGCCGGGACGTTTGATCTTGGTGCTGCTGGCCGGTGGCCTTGGCCTGGCCGCCGGATCGACCCTAGTAGCGGCGATGGTCGCCCAGGCCCGTGGCCGCGGCACGCTCTTCGCGGTGCTCGCCTTCCCAGTCCTCATCCCGCTCCTCATCATCGCCGTCGCCCTCACCCGGGAAGCGGTGGGCGGCGAGCCGGTGGCGGTGTCTTTGACCCAGTTGCTCGTGTACGATGGGAGTGTGGTGGTGGCCGGGTTCATGCTATTTCCACCGCTGTGGAATCCCTAA
- a CDS encoding ATP-binding cassette domain-containing protein: MNSDYGNSLSFAGVYRRFGRLPVLTGVSGRVAGGGVLLVTGTNGSGKSTLLRCLAGLLAADRGVIEWRDGGRVLAAAERRRRVGYLAPDLAFYEPLTALENLELFARLRAVPKERCRTLLDRVGLPLHRSAGALSSGMTQRLRWAWALLAQPTLLLLDEPFQNLDAPGRQDALDLLKEHLARPGAMAVVANPGALELPSVTDHVHLAA; the protein is encoded by the coding sequence ATGAACTCCGACTATGGCAACTCCCTGTCCTTCGCAGGCGTGTACCGACGTTTCGGCCGCCTGCCGGTGCTCACCGGCGTCTCCGGCCGGGTCGCAGGAGGGGGCGTGCTGCTGGTCACCGGCACCAACGGTTCCGGCAAGAGCACCCTGCTGCGCTGCCTGGCGGGCCTGTTGGCGGCGGACCGCGGTGTGATCGAATGGCGGGACGGAGGTCGGGTCCTCGCCGCCGCCGAACGGCGCCGCCGGGTGGGTTACCTGGCGCCGGATCTGGCGTTCTACGAGCCCTTGACGGCGCTCGAGAACCTCGAGCTCTTTGCCCGCCTGCGGGCGGTGCCGAAGGAGCGCTGCCGGACGCTTCTCGACCGGGTGGGGCTACCGCTCCACCGGTCCGCCGGAGCCCTCTCCTCGGGGATGACCCAGCGCCTGCGATGGGCCTGGGCCCTGCTAGCGCAACCCACTCTCCTGCTCCTCGACGAACCTTTCCAGAATCTTGACGCGCCGGGCCGGCAGGACGCCCTGGACCTCCTCAAGGAACATCTGGCGCGACCCGGCGCAATGGCCGTCGTCGCCAACCCCGGAGCCCTCGAACTCCCCTCGGTGACGGACCATGTCCATCTGGCTGCGTGA
- a CDS encoding sodium-dependent transporter: MSDRTPSRPNSGGEHFGSRWGLILATLGMAVGTGNIWRFPRVVATNDGGSFLVAWVVFLLLWSIPLMMVEFSFGKTARRGTVGAFQRLAGPGRAWMGGWVALCATGIMFYYSVVAGWCLRFLTASLTGELADAEPGALWNSFAGSSGAAFTHILALALAFSVVWFGVRGIERFASVLIPILVVLVLALTVRAVTLPGAERGLEFLFKPNWSALAEPRIWLQALTQNAWDTGAGWGLILTYAIYMRLREDVPLNAALIGFGNNSMSLLAGIMVLCTVFAVNPLAREEIVGAGNEGLTFEWMPQLFAQMPAGSFFMVLFFLALSFAALTSLVSMLELATRVLMDFGFRRRRALAWVGAAGVVFGLPSALSMGWFRNQDWVWGLGLILSGLFFAFGARAYGVEKMRREVINGDGADLRVGRWWSFVISVLVPLQAVVLLIWWLYQAAEGDWLDPFGSFSVGTVAWQWALALVALLAMNRWLARSGDRTGIKG, encoded by the coding sequence ATGAGCGACAGGACGCCCTCCCGCCCAAACTCCGGAGGCGAGCACTTCGGTAGCCGCTGGGGCTTGATCCTCGCCACCCTCGGCATGGCCGTCGGCACCGGCAACATCTGGCGCTTCCCGCGGGTAGTGGCGACCAACGACGGCGGCAGCTTCCTGGTGGCCTGGGTGGTCTTCTTGCTGCTGTGGTCGATCCCGCTGATGATGGTCGAGTTCTCTTTCGGCAAGACCGCCCGGCGCGGTACGGTCGGTGCCTTCCAGCGGCTTGCCGGTCCCGGGCGCGCCTGGATGGGGGGCTGGGTGGCGCTGTGCGCCACCGGCATTATGTTCTATTACTCGGTAGTCGCGGGCTGGTGCCTGCGATTCCTCACGGCCTCCTTGACCGGCGAACTGGCCGATGCCGAGCCCGGCGCCCTGTGGAATTCCTTCGCCGGCTCTTCCGGTGCGGCTTTCACCCACATCCTGGCCTTGGCCTTGGCTTTCTCGGTGGTGTGGTTCGGGGTGCGGGGTATCGAGCGCTTCGCCAGCGTCCTCATTCCGATCCTGGTGGTGCTAGTGCTCGCCTTGACGGTGCGGGCCGTGACCTTGCCCGGCGCCGAGCGCGGCCTGGAGTTTCTCTTCAAGCCCAACTGGTCCGCCTTGGCAGAGCCGCGCATCTGGCTCCAGGCGTTGACCCAGAACGCCTGGGACACCGGTGCCGGCTGGGGGTTGATTCTGACCTACGCCATCTACATGCGCCTGCGGGAAGACGTGCCGTTGAACGCCGCCCTCATCGGCTTCGGCAACAACTCCATGTCGCTCTTGGCGGGGATCATGGTGCTCTGCACGGTCTTCGCCGTCAACCCGCTGGCGCGGGAAGAGATCGTGGGCGCCGGCAACGAGGGTCTGACCTTCGAGTGGATGCCGCAGCTCTTCGCCCAGATGCCCGCCGGCTCCTTCTTCATGGTGCTGTTTTTCCTCGCCCTCTCCTTCGCCGCCTTGACCAGCCTGGTGTCGATGCTGGAGCTGGCGACGCGGGTGCTGATGGACTTCGGTTTCCGCCGCCGCCGAGCCCTCGCCTGGGTGGGAGCGGCGGGGGTGGTCTTCGGTCTGCCGTCGGCCCTCTCCATGGGCTGGTTCCGCAACCAGGATTGGGTTTGGGGCTTGGGGCTGATCCTCTCCGGCCTGTTCTTCGCCTTCGGCGCTCGTGCCTACGGTGTGGAGAAGATGCGCCGAGAGGTGATCAACGGCGACGGTGCGGATTTGCGGGTGGGCCGTTGGTGGAGCTTCGTGATCTCCGTTCTGGTACCTCTACAGGCGGTGGTGCTCCTGATCTGGTGGCTCTACCAGGCGGCGGAAGGCGATTGGCTCGATCCCTTTGGCAGCTTCAGCGTGGGCACCGTCGCCTGGCAGTGGGCCCTGGCGCTGGTGGCGTTGCTGGCGATGAACCGCTGGCTGGCCCGATCCGGAGATCGGACCGGAATCAAGGGATGA
- a CDS encoding cytochrome c maturation protein CcmE, which translates to MNKKIPYLLGGLLLVAFAAFSLTSFRDTLTPYVSYDQARAAERTVQVAGALAQGSSDYNLADESLRFTLLDEETGDRLRVRYSGLKPANFEDAVSIVAIGTYDQATEELVADKLLVKCPSKYQGLEGEETETKQYG; encoded by the coding sequence ATGAACAAAAAAATCCCCTACCTCCTGGGCGGTTTGCTGCTCGTCGCCTTCGCCGCCTTTTCCCTCACCTCGTTCCGCGACACTCTCACGCCCTACGTGTCCTACGATCAAGCGCGGGCCGCCGAACGCACGGTGCAGGTGGCCGGGGCCCTGGCTCAGGGTTCGAGCGACTACAATCTGGCGGACGAAAGCCTGCGCTTCACCCTGCTCGACGAAGAAACCGGCGACCGCCTGCGGGTGCGCTACTCGGGGCTCAAGCCGGCAAACTTCGAAGACGCGGTGAGTATCGTGGCCATCGGCACCTACGACCAAGCGACCGAAGAGCTGGTGGCGGATAAGCTGCTGGTGAAGTGCCCGAGCAAGTACCAGGGCCTCGAAGGTGAAGAGACGGAAACCAAACAATACGGCTAG
- a CDS encoding shikimate kinase has product MRVFLTGFMGAGKTSVGRPLADRLGVSFFDLDQEVERQAGRSVQRIFDQEGEDGFRRLELAAVEQLLDEPKLVLATGGGTLTREPARRRIEQAGWVVWLDPPFTTLMERLSQTNSEDRPLFQGEGPARRLYESRLEVYRRCDLRVEVRPTEQPEEVAARIEQWVARRASEQS; this is encoded by the coding sequence ATGCGTGTTTTTCTCACAGGCTTTATGGGGGCTGGGAAAACCTCCGTCGGCCGGCCGCTGGCGGATCGTTTGGGGGTGTCGTTCTTCGATCTCGACCAGGAAGTCGAGCGGCAGGCCGGTCGGTCTGTGCAGCGGATCTTCGACCAGGAGGGCGAAGACGGGTTTCGGCGGCTGGAACTCGCCGCCGTCGAGCAGCTCCTCGACGAACCGAAGCTGGTGCTGGCGACGGGCGGCGGTACCCTGACTCGAGAGCCCGCCCGCCGGCGGATCGAACAGGCCGGTTGGGTGGTGTGGCTGGATCCGCCGTTCACCACTCTGATGGAGCGGTTGAGCCAAACGAACTCGGAGGATCGCCCACTCTTTCAGGGCGAAGGTCCGGCGCGGCGACTTTATGAGTCGCGCTTGGAAGTCTATCGACGGTGTGACTTGCGTGTGGAGGTTCGCCCGACGGAGCAGCCGGAAGAGGTTGCGGCGCGGATCGAGCAGTGGGTGGCGCGGAGGGCGAGCGAGCAGTCATGA
- a CDS encoding CcmD family protein, with translation MEFEVKVGIVAVNLVIWTGLFLYILRLERKVQALTVDDRRDEP, from the coding sequence ATGGAATTCGAAGTCAAAGTAGGCATCGTCGCCGTCAACCTCGTCATCTGGACGGGGCTGTTCCTCTACATCTTGCGCCTCGAGCGCAAGGTCCAGGCGCTGACCGTCGACGACCGGAGAGACGAACCATGA
- a CDS encoding metallophosphoesterase family protein, with product MKYLILSDMHGNWEALRAVLAHSRRKRVHAVLMLGDVVGYGAAPNQTVEGVLGLSPKTWAIRGNHDKVVAGLQEGGNFNLAALQAARWTTERLTARNLRYVRDLPEGPVQVTDELAICHGSPLDEDAYVLSDFDAFEVFSGTSSPITFFGHTHVTSAFWTTHSGVQVEALRGTTGRLELSPDARYLINPGSIGQPRDRDPRAAYMIYDSDRRVVRWYRVPYSVEAAQRRIVNAGLPPLLAERLALGM from the coding sequence ATGAAGTACTTGATTCTTTCGGACATGCACGGCAACTGGGAGGCCCTGCGGGCGGTACTGGCGCATTCTCGGCGCAAGCGCGTCCACGCCGTCCTGATGCTGGGAGATGTCGTCGGCTACGGTGCCGCACCGAACCAGACGGTGGAGGGCGTTCTCGGCCTGTCGCCCAAGACCTGGGCCATCCGGGGAAACCACGACAAGGTGGTGGCCGGACTGCAGGAGGGCGGCAATTTCAACCTCGCCGCTCTCCAGGCGGCGCGCTGGACGACGGAGCGCCTCACCGCGCGGAATCTGCGCTACGTACGCGATCTGCCGGAAGGTCCGGTGCAGGTGACCGACGAGCTGGCGATCTGCCACGGCTCACCGCTCGACGAGGACGCCTACGTGCTGTCCGATTTCGACGCCTTCGAGGTCTTCTCGGGAACCTCTTCACCCATCACCTTCTTCGGTCATACCCATGTGACTTCGGCCTTCTGGACCACCCACTCAGGGGTGCAGGTCGAGGCTCTGCGGGGTACGACGGGCCGTCTGGAGCTGTCGCCCGATGCGCGCTATCTGATCAACCCCGGATCCATCGGCCAGCCCCGGGACCGCGACCCGCGGGCCGCCTACATGATCTACGACAGCGACCGTCGGGTGGTGCGCTGGTATCGGGTGCCTTACTCGGTGGAGGCGGCCCAGCGGCGCATCGTCAACGCCGGCCTGCCGCCGCTGTTGGCGGAGCGCCTCGCCTTAGGTATGTAG
- a CDS encoding peptidylprolyl isomerase, producing the protein MSKNAGRSSFVLLVVSLLVATWLLLGGCASSTGGVEPGSTPSPASPAASPTDDSTALPSMELRNPEERALLLLLADRRMLESVTLQQAKEGDASLRRMLAETLGQVRDPRARLDLQELLFDDDVMVRRAAAFALGELGVAESRGPLLRAAAEADSETGILAVEALGKIGTPVLEVADALADLPDEESWGRLLPHLFRFDEEDTANVAAAAVTGTAGDLRRTAVYALARNPQPASLGLLRSLTGDEDPRARAWVARALGLIGDGSDLARLRPMLEGTADGPTIQALAAATRLAGSGEAAPPEDWLPHLRELVVDSRPQVRLAAISASYLWMFDDRLAAAVEGGLDEPLLRSSALVALARGGVEGAADRVRLEASQKDAVRRAAAARAAAFIGAPALVERLMSDPRGPVRVAAFETFLATAPEGEIVERVTEVLAQDTDAAMRVLAFDWAAAHPVVDIDVLGEAAVFAVADRNIESSLSAIRALAARAAGTPLDRGTVVALLEKMSQLDDFTTRRAAAATLLDLEREAPAIGSAEGLGDTVVYREVLQRTQRDRFAEIRTDAGNLTVRLECPRAPRTCLNFLSLAAQGFYDNLTFHRVVPDFVVQAGDPRGDGYGGPGFTLRDEINTLRYERGVLGMALAGADTGGSQWFITLSPQPHLDGGYTAFGQVAGGDEVLDRILPGTRIRSIVEVASP; encoded by the coding sequence ATGTCGAAAAACGCCGGCCGTAGCTCGTTTGTCTTGCTCGTGGTCTCGCTTCTTGTCGCGACGTGGCTGCTCCTCGGGGGCTGCGCCTCGTCCACCGGCGGAGTAGAACCCGGTAGCACGCCGTCGCCGGCCAGCCCGGCCGCGTCGCCGACCGACGACTCCACCGCTCTGCCTTCGATGGAGCTGCGCAATCCCGAGGAGCGCGCCCTGCTTCTGCTGCTGGCCGATCGACGGATGCTCGAGAGCGTCACCCTGCAGCAGGCCAAGGAGGGCGATGCCTCGCTGCGCCGCATGCTGGCGGAGACCCTCGGTCAGGTGCGGGATCCGCGGGCTCGCCTGGACCTCCAGGAGCTGCTGTTCGATGACGATGTGATGGTGCGGCGGGCGGCGGCCTTCGCCCTGGGCGAGCTGGGGGTGGCGGAATCCCGAGGTCCACTGCTGCGCGCCGCCGCCGAGGCGGACTCCGAGACCGGCATTTTGGCGGTGGAGGCTCTGGGCAAGATCGGCACGCCGGTGCTGGAAGTGGCCGATGCCCTGGCCGACCTGCCGGACGAGGAGAGTTGGGGTCGTTTGCTGCCGCACCTCTTTCGCTTCGACGAGGAGGACACGGCGAACGTGGCGGCGGCAGCGGTCACCGGAACGGCAGGCGACCTCCGCCGGACGGCGGTCTACGCCCTGGCGCGCAATCCGCAACCGGCATCCCTCGGCCTGCTGCGTTCTCTGACCGGCGACGAGGATCCGCGGGCGCGGGCGTGGGTGGCTCGGGCCCTCGGTTTGATCGGCGACGGCTCGGATCTGGCGCGCTTGCGGCCGATGCTCGAAGGCACCGCCGACGGTCCGACCATTCAGGCCCTGGCGGCGGCCACACGCTTGGCCGGTAGCGGAGAAGCGGCGCCGCCGGAAGACTGGCTCCCCCATTTGCGGGAGCTGGTGGTCGATTCCCGGCCCCAGGTGCGCCTGGCGGCGATCAGCGCCAGCTATCTGTGGATGTTCGACGACCGGCTGGCGGCGGCCGTCGAGGGCGGCCTGGACGAGCCGCTGCTGCGCTCTTCGGCGTTGGTGGCGCTAGCCCGCGGCGGGGTTGAGGGCGCGGCGGATCGAGTGCGTCTCGAAGCGTCCCAGAAGGACGCCGTCCGGCGGGCTGCGGCGGCCCGCGCCGCGGCCTTCATCGGGGCACCGGCCCTGGTTGAGCGCTTGATGAGCGATCCGCGCGGCCCGGTGCGGGTGGCGGCCTTCGAGACCTTTCTCGCCACGGCACCGGAAGGGGAGATCGTCGAGCGGGTAACCGAGGTTCTGGCGCAGGACACCGATGCGGCGATGCGGGTGCTGGCCTTCGACTGGGCGGCAGCGCACCCGGTGGTCGACATCGATGTGCTCGGTGAGGCGGCGGTCTTCGCCGTGGCGGATCGCAACATCGAGTCCAGCTTGTCCGCCATCCGGGCGCTGGCGGCGCGCGCCGCGGGCACCCCCCTCGACCGCGGCACGGTGGTGGCGCTGCTCGAAAAGATGTCCCAGCTCGACGACTTCACCACCCGCCGCGCGGCGGCGGCCACGCTCCTCGACCTCGAGCGCGAAGCGCCGGCCATCGGCTCCGCCGAAGGGCTGGGCGACACGGTGGTGTATCGCGAAGTACTCCAGCGCACCCAGCGCGACCGCTTCGCCGAGATTCGGACCGATGCGGGAAACCTCACGGTGCGCCTGGAGTGCCCGCGGGCGCCGCGCACCTGCTTGAACTTTTTGAGCCTGGCGGCCCAGGGCTTCTACGACAATCTGACATTTCACCGGGTCGTGCCGGACTTTGTGGTGCAGGCCGGCGATCCGCGGGGCGACGGCTACGGCGGTCCGGGCTTCACCCTGCGTGACGAGATCAACACCCTGCGCTACGAGCGCGGTGTGCTCGGCATGGCGCTGGCCGGCGCCGACACCGGCGGCAGCCAGTGGTTCATCACCCTGTCGCCGCAGCCGCACCTCGACGGTGGCTACACCGCCTTCGGCCAGGTGGCCGGGGGCGACGAGGTTTTGGACCGCATTCTGCCGGGCACTCGCATTCGCTCCATCGTCGAAGTGGCATCGCCTTGA
- the ccsA gene encoding cytochrome c biogenesis protein CcsA: MEALSQLYLPGAVPLWCALIFALTSIWGYSLVLRGDESAVPFARRSYTLFAFAVVATSAVLLLCLWRRDFRIEYVSQYSGLDLASHFQIAAFWAGQKGSFLIWLLWGALLGIPVARTAGKRLEAPAMTIYTLTQIGLLFILVRENPFVMLAEAPLDGKGLNPLLQDDWMVIHPPVMFIGYALTAVPFSFAVAALWRREYKSWATRAFPWTLAGFLVLGAAILMGGYWAYRTLGWGGYWGWDPVENASLIPWLLLVVLIHGLYMERTRQRYRRANYFLAVFGYLAVLYGTFLTRSGVLADFSVHSFVDLGISRWLIGLMVFFFALPTWLIVTRLREVETRPNEDPLLSRGFFLVLSTLTILTSAVVITVGTSAPIITGFLIDLGLLENLGQVGPEFYNTVNQPLAMMIAFLLAMVPYLTWRGEESGALLKKLIWPTVAGVVVTAAAGLWGIYDPFHLTFVFLAVVALWSNLVKALDRARAVGVLAGGGYLAHVGVGVMLIGFLASSAYDRSVKVTLTQEEPRLLDSGMELTFTRQIPRTAEEKERMEIRVVRENGSEYWAYPKMFINDRTRQLMVNPHIRKMAALDIYISPIEFDPGRPAGAPERIQLTRGQILDVGDLEVQFIDFDLPAGAIPAQLQAGGRVSVGAALDVKDADGARNPVQPLYQFDGSGRIQAMPVPLPGGGTVRVAAINPTDGAVVLDFAGAAGTSAGGQAPKLALDVTEKPLINLVWYGLYVILFGGVLSSIQRFRQSQVLAGIEE, translated from the coding sequence GTGGAAGCACTCTCCCAGCTTTACCTGCCCGGCGCCGTGCCGCTTTGGTGCGCCCTGATCTTCGCCCTGACCAGCATCTGGGGCTACTCCCTGGTGCTGCGCGGCGACGAATCGGCGGTCCCCTTCGCCCGGCGCTCCTACACCCTCTTCGCCTTTGCGGTAGTCGCCACCTCGGCGGTGCTGTTGCTCTGCCTGTGGCGGCGTGATTTCAGGATCGAATACGTCAGTCAGTACTCGGGCCTCGACCTCGCCAGCCACTTCCAGATCGCCGCCTTCTGGGCCGGCCAGAAGGGCAGCTTCCTGATTTGGCTGCTGTGGGGCGCACTCCTCGGCATTCCCGTGGCGCGCACCGCCGGCAAGCGCCTGGAAGCGCCGGCGATGACCATCTACACCCTGACCCAGATCGGCCTGCTGTTCATCCTGGTGCGCGAGAACCCCTTCGTGATGCTGGCCGAGGCACCGCTCGACGGCAAAGGCCTCAACCCACTGCTGCAGGACGACTGGATGGTGATCCATCCACCGGTGATGTTCATCGGTTATGCCTTGACGGCGGTGCCCTTCTCGTTCGCCGTTGCCGCTCTCTGGCGCCGCGAATACAAGAGCTGGGCTACCCGCGCCTTCCCCTGGACCCTGGCCGGTTTTCTGGTACTCGGCGCGGCCATTCTGATGGGCGGCTACTGGGCCTATCGCACCCTCGGCTGGGGCGGCTACTGGGGCTGGGACCCGGTGGAAAACGCCTCCCTCATCCCGTGGCTGTTGCTGGTGGTATTGATCCATGGGCTGTACATGGAACGCACCCGCCAGCGCTATCGACGGGCCAACTACTTCCTGGCGGTGTTCGGGTACCTGGCGGTGCTCTACGGCACCTTCCTCACCCGTTCCGGGGTGCTGGCGGACTTCTCCGTCCACAGCTTCGTGGACCTGGGGATCTCCCGCTGGCTGATCGGGCTGATGGTGTTCTTTTTCGCCCTGCCGACGTGGCTGATCGTCACCCGCCTCCGGGAAGTCGAAACTCGGCCCAATGAAGATCCCCTGCTCTCCCGCGGATTCTTCCTGGTGCTCTCCACCTTGACCATTCTGACCTCCGCGGTGGTGATCACCGTCGGCACCTCGGCGCCGATCATCACCGGTTTCCTGATCGACCTGGGGCTGCTCGAAAACCTCGGCCAGGTGGGCCCGGAGTTCTACAACACCGTCAATCAGCCGTTGGCGATGATGATCGCGTTCCTGTTGGCGATGGTGCCGTACCTGACCTGGCGGGGGGAGGAGTCCGGGGCGCTGCTCAAGAAATTGATCTGGCCGACCGTCGCCGGTGTGGTGGTGACGGCGGCGGCGGGTCTGTGGGGAATCTACGACCCCTTCCACCTAACGTTCGTGTTCCTCGCCGTCGTCGCACTGTGGAGCAATCTCGTCAAGGCCCTCGACCGCGCCCGGGCGGTCGGCGTTCTTGCCGGCGGCGGGTACTTGGCCCACGTCGGGGTAGGGGTGATGCTGATCGGATTCCTCGCCTCCTCGGCCTACGACCGCAGCGTCAAGGTGACCTTGACCCAGGAAGAACCGCGCCTTCTCGACAGCGGCATGGAGCTGACCTTCACCCGCCAGATCCCGCGCACCGCCGAGGAGAAGGAGCGCATGGAAATCCGGGTGGTGCGCGAAAACGGCTCCGAGTACTGGGCCTACCCGAAGATGTTCATCAATGACCGCACCCGGCAGTTGATGGTCAATCCGCACATCCGGAAGATGGCCGCCCTGGACATCTACATCTCGCCCATCGAGTTCGACCCCGGGCGCCCGGCCGGCGCACCGGAGCGCATCCAACTGACCCGCGGCCAGATCCTGGACGTCGGCGACCTCGAAGTGCAGTTCATCGACTTCGACCTGCCAGCCGGCGCGATTCCGGCGCAGCTTCAGGCCGGCGGCCGGGTTTCCGTGGGAGCGGCCTTGGACGTGAAGGACGCCGACGGCGCGCGCAACCCGGTCCAGCCGCTCTATCAGTTCGACGGCAGCGGCCGCATCCAGGCAATGCCGGTGCCGTTGCCCGGCGGCGGCACCGTGCGGGTGGCCGCCATCAACCCGACGGACGGCGCCGTGGTGCTCGACTTCGCCGGCGCCGCCGGCACCTCCGCCGGCGGTCAAGCCCCGAAGCTGGCCCTCGACGTCACCGAGAAGCCGCTGATCAACCTGGTCTGGTACGGGCTGTACGTGATTCTCTTTGGTGGTGTGCTGTCCTCGATCCAGCGCTTCCGCCAGTCGCAGGTGCTCGCCGGCATCGAGGAGTAA